A region from the Azospirillaceae bacterium genome encodes:
- the asnB gene encoding asparagine synthase (glutamine-hydrolyzing) gives MCGICGIFHMGDRRPVAAGRISRMADTLIHRGPDEGGIHVEDGLGLGFRRLSIVDLAGGSQPITNEDGNLVLVCNGEIYNHGELRADLIARGHRFRSGSDVEVLLHLYEDLGEAMVERLEGQFAFALFDRARRRLVLGRDPFGVAPLFYAQIDGGLVFASEIKAILTHPAMERRVDPAGLDQVLGLPGLVSPRTLFQGVSSLPAGFCLTADTLGVRLRRYWDMDYPPDGPAQFDGSDEAWREALDTALRHAVRRRLQGEVPVGAYLSGGLDSSLVVALMREIGGAPVRTFSIAFGDHRLDERRFQREVAARLDCRHTEIELDPAGIGALMRDVVWQCECPVRETYNAASLALSAAARRAGVPVVLSGEGADELFAGYVGYKYDAFGPRRSPASERESVLRERLWGDATVFYEHDLAGQEGHRLALYAPALRERFRDFAIGVDALVPGERLRGRHVLHQRSYLDLKLRLADHLVGDHGDRMLLANAVEGRFPFLDLDVAELARLMPPDLKLRNYQEKFIVKQVARPYLPASIVEREKFAFSAPGGAALLHLGEEWVEDLLSPATLERQGYFDPAAVAALRRRCVSAGSGGATGQPVHALAGTSEADLLMAVLTFGMFLEVFDMPNLGG, from the coding sequence ATGTGCGGCATCTGCGGCATCTTCCATATGGGTGATCGCCGGCCGGTAGCGGCCGGCCGGATCAGCCGCATGGCCGACACGTTGATCCATCGCGGGCCCGATGAGGGGGGAATTCATGTCGAGGATGGCCTGGGCCTGGGTTTCCGCCGGCTCAGCATCGTTGATCTGGCAGGCGGCAGCCAGCCGATCACCAACGAGGACGGCAACCTGGTCCTGGTCTGCAATGGCGAGATTTACAACCACGGGGAACTGCGGGCGGACCTGATCGCGCGCGGGCACCGCTTCCGCTCCGGCAGCGACGTGGAGGTCCTGCTTCATCTTTATGAGGATCTCGGCGAGGCCATGGTGGAGCGGCTGGAAGGCCAGTTCGCCTTCGCCCTGTTCGACCGCGCCCGCCGCCGGCTGGTCCTGGGGCGTGACCCCTTCGGCGTCGCCCCCCTGTTTTACGCGCAGATCGATGGCGGCCTGGTGTTCGCTTCGGAGATCAAGGCCATACTGACACATCCGGCGATGGAGCGACGGGTGGACCCGGCAGGCCTGGACCAGGTGCTGGGCCTGCCCGGCCTGGTGAGTCCGCGCACGCTGTTCCAAGGGGTCTCAAGCCTGCCTGCCGGTTTCTGCCTGACGGCCGACACCCTGGGCGTGCGCCTGCGTCGCTATTGGGACATGGACTACCCGCCGGACGGCCCTGCCCAATTTGATGGATCGGATGAGGCGTGGCGCGAGGCGTTGGACACTGCCTTGCGGCATGCCGTGCGCCGCCGGCTGCAGGGGGAGGTGCCGGTGGGCGCCTATCTCAGCGGCGGGCTCGATTCATCCCTGGTGGTGGCGTTGATGCGGGAAATCGGCGGCGCGCCCGTGCGCACCTTTTCCATCGCCTTCGGCGACCACCGGCTGGATGAGCGGCGGTTCCAGCGTGAGGTCGCGGCGCGGCTGGACTGCCGCCACACCGAGATTGAACTGGACCCGGCCGGCATCGGCGCCCTCATGCGCGACGTGGTGTGGCAATGCGAATGCCCGGTGCGGGAAACCTATAACGCCGCCTCCCTGGCCCTGTCGGCGGCCGCACGGCGTGCCGGCGTGCCGGTGGTGCTGAGCGGCGAGGGGGCTGATGAGCTTTTCGCCGGCTATGTCGGCTACAAATATGACGCCTTCGGTCCCCGGAGATCGCCGGCATCGGAACGGGAGTCCGTCTTGCGCGAACGCCTGTGGGGGGACGCTACGGTCTTCTATGAGCATGACCTCGCCGGGCAGGAGGGACATCGGCTCGCCCTTTATGCCCCGGCCTTGCGTGAGCGGTTCCGCGACTTCGCCATCGGTGTCGATGCGCTGGTGCCGGGGGAGCGCCTGAGGGGACGGCACGTCCTTCATCAGCGCTCCTACCTGGATCTGAAGCTGCGCCTGGCCGACCACCTGGTGGGGGATCACGGTGACCGCATGCTGTTGGCCAACGCGGTGGAGGGCCGCTTCCCTTTCCTGGACCTGGATGTCGCGGAACTGGCGCGCCTGATGCCGCCGGATCTCAAGCTGCGGAACTATCAGGAGAAATTCATCGTCAAGCAGGTGGCCCGTCCCTACCTGCCGGCGTCCATCGTCGAGCGGGAGAAATTTGCCTTCAGCGCGCCGGGCGGTGCCGCCCTGCTGCACTTGGGGGAGGAATGGGTGGAGGATCTGCTGTCGCCCGCCACCCTGGAACGCCAGGGCTATTTCGATCCCGCGGCGGTGGCGGCCCTGCGTCGGCGCTGCGTGTCCGCGGGATCGGGCGGTGCCACGGGCCAGCCCGTCCACGCCCTGGCGGGGACCAGCGAGGCGGATCTGCTGATGGCGGTGTTGACCTTCGGGATGTTCCTGGAGGTCTTCGACATGCCGAACCTGGGGGGCTGA
- a CDS encoding 3-hydroxyacyl-CoA dehydrogenase family protein, with protein sequence MDTNQVGDIQAAASVHAVPAGFRRVGVVGAGVIGTGVAHLFAQSGHDVILVDTAPAQLDRAVGHIREHARLYGFLMKDGPAPDAVVARINAGTDHAALADADFIIENIVEDWEAKRQVHAIIDGLAGPQVPVAVNTSAVPITKVAGVGAHPGRVVGMHFMNPVPVMPVVEIIRAAHTDPRTLAAAQALVAQAGRQSIVVNDSPGFVTNRVMMLMVNEAMYLVHEGVSDAPDVDRLFKTCFGHKMGPLETADLIGLDTVLKSLEMLYAEFSDSKYRPCPLLRHQVYAGRLGRKSGQGFYTYRA encoded by the coding sequence ATGGACACGAATCAAGTGGGCGATATCCAGGCGGCGGCCTCCGTGCATGCCGTTCCCGCCGGCTTCCGCCGCGTCGGCGTCGTCGGCGCCGGCGTCATCGGCACCGGCGTGGCGCACCTTTTCGCCCAATCCGGCCATGACGTCATCCTTGTCGACACCGCGCCGGCACAGCTTGACCGGGCGGTGGGCCATATCCGTGAGCACGCGCGCCTCTACGGTTTCCTGATGAAGGACGGCCCGGCGCCGGACGCCGTGGTGGCGCGCATCAATGCCGGCACGGACCACGCGGCCCTGGCGGATGCGGATTTCATCATCGAGAACATCGTGGAGGACTGGGAGGCCAAGCGCCAGGTCCATGCCATCATCGACGGGCTGGCCGGTCCCCAGGTGCCGGTGGCGGTCAACACCTCCGCCGTCCCCATCACCAAGGTCGCGGGCGTGGGGGCGCATCCCGGCCGGGTGGTCGGCATGCACTTCATGAACCCGGTGCCGGTCATGCCGGTGGTGGAAATCATCCGCGCCGCCCATACCGACCCCCGCACGCTGGCGGCGGCGCAGGCGCTGGTGGCCCAGGCGGGGCGGCAGTCCATCGTGGTCAACGACTCCCCGGGCTTCGTCACCAACCGCGTGATGATGCTGATGGTGAACGAGGCCATGTACCTGGTGCACGAGGGCGTGTCCGATGCGCCCGATGTGGACCGGCTGTTCAAGACCTGCTTCGGCCACAAGATGGGTCCGCTGGAAACGGCCGACCTGATCGGCCTCGATACCGTCCTGAAGTCCTTGGAGATGCTGTACGCCGAATTCAGCGACAGCAAGTACCGGCCTTGCCCGCTGCTGCGCCACCAGGTGTACGCCGGACGCCTGGGACGCAAGAGCGGCCAGGGTTTCTACACGTATCGCGCTTGA